Proteins found in one Massilia sp. H6 genomic segment:
- a CDS encoding ATP-binding protein — protein METLGKQDSEADSLRQTARDLVAMTTLPATWGDLAPGGMIESLCAALLKTLDLDLAYIGLFGRGEPGEIEAIGSKQAGAEALLLAAARALSASVAAGPDAPVSIADPAGGLPFGASIVRFGIAGEIGAIVAASRRPGFPSENDRLLLKVGANQATVVLQRHHAERALKRSELLFLDLADAAPAMLWVTEPDGACSFLSRGWYEFTGQTEQEGLGIGWTAAIHPDDRNAATLAFQDANARKAEFSLEHRILHVDGSYRWVIDMGRPRFADGGDFLGFVGNVLDISDRKHTEQALHDTREMLSAVFEALPVGVAVVDHAGKLLLSNHAMHQYLPGGVVPDLDQTRPGRWHAFHDDGRPYSAQDFPGARALRGERVVPGIEARYSAQDGSQIWTQIAAVPLKDGTDLPKGQVSIVTNIDAFKRTEAALRLAEADQRALFDEVARSHRNLSEFLAVLAHELRNPLAPILTGLEIMRMRSDSPDTLTNVRGIIERQVKQLSHLIDDLLDIARVTNGKVDIKKETVDLKAIVSNAVETSLPLIEKGSHTFSMTLPDAPLPVHADATRIAQVIGNLLTNAAKYTPPGGKIALTVETQGAEAVISVTDSGIGIPAESLESVFEMFSQVGRNMHHAQGGLGIGLALVRQLVGLHDGTVAASSEGVGKGSTFRVRLPLDAAGAGAGPVGALPATRAGAAKPLRILVTDDNVDAATTLAALLEMQGHQVRTAYDGQQALQLAEHFDPDVVFLDIGMPGMSGYEVAHRLRKMDHPGRATIVAVSGWGAEDDLARSRQAGFDQHFTKPVAPTRLNQFLDSLQ, from the coding sequence ATGGAGACACTAGGCAAGCAGGACTCGGAAGCAGACAGCCTACGGCAAACCGCGCGCGACCTGGTCGCCATGACGACCTTGCCGGCCACCTGGGGCGATCTTGCTCCCGGCGGCATGATCGAGAGCTTGTGCGCCGCCTTGCTGAAAACCCTCGACCTGGACCTGGCCTATATCGGTCTGTTCGGCCGCGGCGAGCCCGGCGAGATCGAGGCCATCGGCAGCAAGCAGGCCGGCGCCGAGGCGCTGTTGCTGGCCGCGGCGCGGGCGCTCTCTGCCAGCGTAGCGGCAGGGCCGGATGCGCCAGTCAGCATCGCCGATCCTGCCGGCGGATTGCCCTTTGGTGCCAGCATTGTCCGGTTCGGAATTGCCGGCGAGATCGGCGCGATAGTCGCCGCGTCGCGGCGACCTGGTTTCCCGTCGGAGAATGACCGCCTGCTGCTGAAAGTTGGCGCCAACCAGGCAACCGTGGTCTTGCAACGCCACCATGCCGAGCGCGCGCTCAAGCGCAGCGAATTGCTCTTTCTCGACCTGGCCGACGCCGCGCCGGCGATGCTGTGGGTGACCGAGCCGGATGGCGCCTGCTCGTTCCTGTCGCGCGGATGGTATGAATTCACGGGACAAACCGAGCAAGAAGGCCTGGGCATCGGCTGGACCGCGGCCATCCATCCGGACGACCGCAACGCGGCGACGCTGGCCTTCCAGGATGCGAACGCGCGCAAGGCCGAATTCAGCCTCGAGCACCGGATCTTGCATGTGGACGGCAGCTACCGCTGGGTCATCGACATGGGGCGCCCGCGCTTTGCCGACGGCGGCGATTTTCTTGGATTTGTCGGCAATGTCCTCGATATCAGCGACCGCAAGCATACCGAGCAGGCATTGCACGACACGCGAGAAATGCTCTCTGCCGTATTCGAGGCGCTGCCGGTTGGCGTCGCCGTGGTCGACCACGCAGGCAAGCTGCTGCTGTCGAATCACGCGATGCACCAGTATCTGCCCGGCGGCGTGGTGCCTGACCTGGACCAGACGCGCCCTGGCCGCTGGCACGCTTTCCATGACGATGGCCGCCCTTACTCGGCACAGGACTTTCCGGGCGCGCGCGCCCTGCGCGGCGAGCGGGTGGTGCCCGGTATCGAAGCACGCTACTCAGCCCAAGACGGCAGCCAGATCTGGACCCAGATCGCCGCGGTGCCGCTCAAGGACGGTACCGACCTGCCCAAGGGCCAGGTCTCGATCGTGACCAATATCGACGCCTTCAAGCGTACCGAAGCGGCGCTGCGCCTGGCCGAAGCCGACCAGCGCGCCTTGTTCGACGAGGTCGCCAGATCGCACCGCAACCTCAGCGAGTTCCTGGCGGTGCTGGCGCACGAATTGCGCAATCCGCTGGCGCCGATCCTGACCGGGCTGGAAATCATGCGCATGCGCTCGGACAGCCCGGATACGCTCACGAACGTGCGCGGCATCATCGAGCGCCAGGTCAAGCAGTTGTCGCACCTGATCGACGACCTGCTCGACATCGCCCGGGTCACCAATGGAAAAGTCGACATCAAGAAAGAAACGGTGGACCTCAAGGCCATCGTTTCCAATGCCGTCGAGACGAGCCTGCCCCTGATCGAGAAAGGCAGCCATACGTTCAGCATGACGCTGCCCGACGCGCCGCTGCCGGTGCACGCCGACGCTACCCGCATTGCCCAGGTGATCGGCAACCTGCTGACCAACGCCGCGAAGTACACGCCGCCAGGCGGCAAGATTGCTTTGACGGTCGAAACGCAGGGCGCCGAGGCGGTCATTTCGGTGACCGACAGCGGCATCGGCATTCCGGCCGAATCGCTCGAATCGGTGTTCGAGATGTTCAGCCAGGTCGGCCGCAACATGCATCATGCGCAAGGGGGACTCGGTATCGGATTGGCGCTGGTGCGTCAGCTGGTGGGCCTTCACGATGGCACGGTCGCGGCCAGCAGCGAAGGCGTCGGCAAGGGCAGCACCTTCCGCGTCAGGCTGCCGCTCGATGCGGCCGGTGCGGGCGCCGGCCCGGTCGGCGCGCTGCCTGCAACTCGCGCCGGCGCAGCCAAGCCCTTGCGCATCCTGGTCACCGACGACAATGTCGATGCCGCGACCACCCTGGCCGCGCTGTTAGAGATGCAGGGCCACCAGGTTCGCACTGCCTACGACGGGCAGCAAGCCTTGCAGCTGGCCGAGCACTTCGATCCCGACGTGGTCTTCCTCGACATCGGCATGCCCGGAATGTCGGGCTACGAAGTGGCCCATCGGCTCAGGAAAATGGATCATCCCGGCCGCGCCACCATCGTGGCCGTGTCGGGATGGGGCGCGGAAGACGACCTGGCGCGTTCGCGCCAGGCCGGGTTCGACCAGCATTTCACCAAGCCGGTGGCTCCGACGCGCCTGAACCAGTTTCTCGATTCGCTGCAGTAG
- a CDS encoding sensor histidine kinase, with protein sequence MRTQRSGDSSQAQGQRHPVGPGADQDHQGHRGGVGDDDDDGNPTAALEAAVLQLTQDQMLINQALVEKILSCQHIESALRESEQKLHDLLAHQRANREAERKRIAGEIHDTLGQNLLALRIDIVMLYQHTAARQGRLHDWVGAALDNVDTTLRTVKQLMGDLRPSGLELGLQATLDMEVRKFIRASGIACQLEADAIANLALNEETVLTTCRVLQECLNNVFRHSLASRVSVVLGVADGVLDMVVSDNGIGFDPAAPRRSSSYGLFGLEERLAALGGSLSVASDRTHGTAVSMQLPFVTLPADASDAPPIG encoded by the coding sequence ATGCGCACACAACGTTCCGGCGACAGCAGCCAGGCGCAAGGCCAGCGCCACCCTGTCGGCCCAGGCGCCGACCAGGACCATCAAGGCCATCGTGGCGGCGTGGGCGACGACGACGACGACGGCAACCCCACCGCCGCGCTCGAGGCGGCCGTGCTGCAGCTCACCCAGGACCAGATGCTGATCAACCAGGCACTGGTAGAAAAAATCCTGTCATGCCAGCATATCGAGAGCGCCCTGCGCGAGTCCGAGCAGAAGCTGCACGACCTGCTGGCCCACCAGCGTGCCAACCGCGAAGCCGAGCGCAAGCGAATCGCCGGCGAGATCCACGATACCCTCGGCCAGAACCTGCTGGCGCTGCGGATCGACATCGTCATGCTCTACCAGCACACCGCCGCCCGGCAGGGGCGCTTGCACGACTGGGTGGGCGCGGCGCTCGACAATGTCGATACAACCTTGCGCACGGTTAAACAGCTGATGGGAGACCTGCGGCCCAGCGGCCTGGAGCTGGGGCTGCAGGCCACGCTCGACATGGAGGTGCGCAAGTTCATCCGCGCCAGCGGCATCGCCTGCCAGCTCGAAGCCGACGCCATTGCCAACCTGGCGCTGAACGAAGAAACCGTGCTCACCACCTGCCGGGTGCTGCAAGAATGCCTGAACAATGTATTTCGCCATTCCCTGGCCAGTCGCGTCAGCGTGGTGCTGGGCGTGGCCGACGGCGTGCTCGACATGGTGGTGTCCGACAATGGCATCGGCTTCGACCCGGCGGCGCCGCGCCGGTCCAGCAGCTACGGCCTGTTCGGGCTCGAAGAGCGTCTCGCCGCGCTGGGCGGGAGCTTGTCGGTCGCCAGCGACCGCACCCATGGCACGGCGGTGTCGATGCAGCTGCCATTCGTGACGTTACCTGCCGATGCCTCCGATGCTCCACCAATCGGCTAA
- a CDS encoding ATPase domain-containing protein, translated as MTDQIDLQPLPTGVPGLDTILGGGLPQLSFNIIGGTPGSGKTTFAQQIMFGLAGPDRKALFFTAMGEPPVKMLRYQQQFSFFDFDKVGDSVNFISLAPQVEQGNYDAVLAQILEEVRTHQPGLVFIDSFRSFIEGARDGDQDMAALQKFVQHLVAHMTTWKATSFLIGEYTSNETHQNPIFTVADGIFWLNQVVQRNAMARKLQIVKIRGRKQRPGLHSFRIDQGGIEIFPRVLPAPEPIGAEPPVRLPPARLSSGVAVLDEMLGGGIPAGYSTLLVGPTGSGKTMLATEFLVAGAANGETGVMALFERSPSQMMNQKLDQLVRTGSVGLQSVRALDLSTDEMLHELVTLIDRMGATRVVLDSLSGFEMALAPEDREDFRDSLYRMTTVLGSKGVTILMTSELEDHYQELRFSPYGSGVLVDVVIMQRYIESQCEMHTLISVIKVRGSKHSRQIRRFEITDDGIVIGEGAAPYDGVLLGHSNPSRP; from the coding sequence ATGACCGACCAAATCGACCTGCAACCCCTGCCGACCGGCGTCCCCGGGCTCGACACGATCCTCGGCGGCGGCCTGCCCCAGCTGTCGTTCAACATCATCGGCGGCACGCCCGGCAGCGGCAAGACCACCTTCGCCCAGCAGATCATGTTCGGCCTGGCCGGCCCGGATCGCAAGGCGCTGTTCTTCACGGCGATGGGCGAACCGCCCGTCAAGATGCTGCGCTACCAGCAGCAATTCAGCTTCTTTGATTTCGACAAGGTCGGCGACTCGGTCAATTTCATCAGCCTGGCCCCCCAGGTCGAACAAGGCAACTACGATGCCGTGCTGGCCCAGATCCTGGAAGAAGTACGTACCCACCAGCCTGGCCTGGTCTTCATCGACTCGTTCCGCTCCTTTATCGAGGGCGCGCGCGACGGCGACCAGGACATGGCGGCGCTGCAGAAGTTCGTGCAGCACCTGGTGGCGCACATGACCACCTGGAAGGCCACCAGCTTCCTGATCGGCGAATACACCTCGAACGAGACGCACCAGAATCCGATCTTTACCGTGGCCGACGGCATCTTCTGGCTCAACCAGGTGGTGCAGCGCAATGCGATGGCGCGCAAGCTGCAGATCGTCAAGATCCGCGGACGCAAGCAGCGCCCGGGGCTGCATTCGTTCCGCATCGACCAGGGCGGCATCGAGATCTTCCCGCGCGTGCTGCCGGCGCCAGAGCCGATCGGCGCCGAGCCGCCGGTGCGCCTGCCGCCCGCGCGCCTGTCGAGCGGGGTGGCGGTACTCGACGAGATGCTCGGCGGCGGCATTCCGGCCGGCTACTCGACGCTGCTCGTCGGGCCGACCGGTTCTGGCAAGACCATGCTGGCAACCGAGTTTCTGGTTGCCGGCGCGGCCAATGGCGAAACCGGCGTAATGGCCCTGTTCGAGCGTAGCCCGAGCCAGATGATGAACCAGAAGCTCGACCAGCTGGTGCGCACCGGCAGCGTCGGGCTGCAGAGCGTTCGCGCGCTCGACCTGTCCACCGACGAGATGCTGCACGAACTGGTGACCCTGATCGACCGCATGGGCGCGACCCGGGTCGTGCTCGATTCGCTGTCAGGTTTCGAAATGGCGCTGGCGCCCGAAGACCGCGAAGACTTCCGCGATTCGCTCTACCGCATGACCACGGTGCTGGGCTCGAAAGGCGTGACCATCCTCATGACCAGCGAACTCGAAGACCATTACCAGGAGCTGCGCTTCAGCCCCTATGGCAGCGGGGTGCTGGTCGATGTCGTGATCATGCAGCGCTATATTGAATCGCAGTGCGAGATGCATACCCTGATTTCGGTGATCAAGGTGCGCGGCAGCAAGCACAGCCGGCAGATCCGCCGCTTCGAGATCACCGACGACGGTATCGTCATCGGCGAGGGAGCAGCGCCCTATGACGGCGTGCTGCTCGGGCACTCCAACCCAAGCCGGCCCTGA
- a CDS encoding substrate-binding domain-containing protein: protein MQRRLFTILLSSLLSSLLLSAPAAQAQNIIKLSTTTSTENSGLLKVLLPAFEARTGMKVHVISVGTGKALELARNGDVDVTLVHARQLEDAFMREGWGVDRRDVMYNDFIVVGPATDPAAIKGGKDVIAAFRKIAASGARFISRGDNSGTDVMEKAYWQGAAAKPAGASYVSAGLGMGEVLNMAAEMRAYTLTDRATYGAYRARTGLAVLVEGDQRMFNPYGIIAVNPARHQGVNYRGARALIEWITSGEGQAHIAAFRPQGEQLFFPAAAR from the coding sequence ATGCAACGTCGTCTGTTTACCATCTTGCTGTCGAGCTTGCTGTCGAGCTTGCTGTTGTCTGCACCGGCGGCGCAGGCCCAGAACATCATCAAGCTCTCGACCACCACCAGCACCGAGAACTCCGGCCTGCTCAAGGTGCTGCTGCCAGCCTTCGAGGCCAGGACCGGCATGAAAGTGCATGTGATCTCGGTGGGCACCGGCAAGGCGCTCGAACTGGCCCGCAACGGCGACGTCGACGTCACCCTGGTGCATGCGCGCCAGCTCGAGGATGCGTTCATGCGCGAAGGGTGGGGCGTGGACCGACGCGACGTGATGTATAACGACTTCATCGTGGTGGGCCCGGCGACCGATCCGGCCGCTATCAAGGGCGGCAAGGACGTCATCGCGGCGTTTCGCAAGATTGCCGCCAGCGGTGCGCGATTCATCTCGCGTGGCGACAATTCGGGCACCGATGTGATGGAAAAGGCCTATTGGCAGGGAGCCGCGGCCAAGCCGGCGGGCGCCAGCTATGTCTCGGCCGGACTGGGCATGGGCGAAGTGCTCAACATGGCCGCCGAAATGCGGGCCTATACGCTCACCGACCGCGCCACCTACGGCGCCTACCGCGCCCGGACCGGCCTGGCCGTGCTGGTCGAAGGCGACCAGCGCATGTTCAACCCCTATGGCATCATCGCCGTCAATCCGGCCAGGCACCAGGGCGTGAACTATCGCGGCGCCAGGGCGCTCATCGAATGGATCACCTCGGGCGAGGGCCAGGCGCACATTGCCGCCTTCAGGCCGCAAGGCGAGCAGCTGTTCTTTCCGGCGGCTGCCCGCTAA
- a CDS encoding energy-coupling factor ABC transporter ATP-binding protein: MSAPLLTVHGLRKRHGERILFEIDTLAIKAASAYVLTGVNGAGKSTLLRMLAGLERVDACTVDFDGQRLPLHPYPAALRRAIVFVHQHPIMFSTSVFHNIAYGLLARGDSRRSAASAVEEAMQWAGVAHLRDTDPARLSGGEKQRVALARARVLAPRLLLLDEPTANLDGLAREQVMALIPTLLTAGSSVVMACHDRDLIGLPGIERLKLRDGRLELR; the protein is encoded by the coding sequence GTGAGCGCGCCCCTGCTGACCGTGCACGGGCTGCGCAAGCGCCACGGCGAGCGCATCCTGTTCGAGATCGACACGCTCGCCATCAAGGCGGCCAGCGCCTATGTGCTCACCGGCGTGAACGGCGCCGGCAAGTCGACCCTGCTGCGCATGCTCGCCGGCCTCGAACGCGTTGATGCCTGCACGGTCGACTTCGACGGCCAGCGCCTGCCGCTGCACCCGTATCCGGCAGCGCTGCGGCGCGCCATCGTGTTCGTGCACCAGCATCCGATCATGTTTTCGACCAGCGTGTTTCATAACATCGCGTATGGCTTGCTGGCGCGCGGCGACAGCCGGCGCAGCGCGGCGAGCGCGGTCGAAGAAGCGATGCAATGGGCCGGCGTGGCCCACCTGCGCGATACCGACCCGGCACGCCTGTCGGGCGGCGAAAAGCAGCGCGTCGCATTGGCCCGGGCGCGCGTGCTGGCCCCGCGCCTGCTGCTGCTGGACGAGCCCACCGCCAACCTCGACGGCCTGGCGCGCGAGCAGGTGATGGCCCTGATCCCGACCCTCTTGACTGCAGGTAGCAGCGTGGTGATGGCATGCCACGACCGCGACCTGATCGGTCTGCCCGGCATCGAGCGCCTGAAGCTGCGCGATGGCCGCCTTGAACTGCGCTGA